A single Gambusia affinis linkage group LG22, SWU_Gaff_1.0, whole genome shotgun sequence DNA region contains:
- the emc7b gene encoding ER membrane protein complex subunit 7, which yields MSQRGSMPLLWIFIQASLVLVSCFTDMETGPGAGVSTQPNGDKFKIEGRAIVPGVKTQDWVSTARVLVEGEEYVGFLRTDGSFAVNDIPSGSYVVEVVTPTYRFEPVRVDITSKGKMRARLVNYIKTSEVIRQPYPLQIRASGPHSYFMKRETWGWTDFLMNPMVMMMVLPLLIIVLLPKVVNTNDPEMRKEMEQSMNMLNPNPELPDVSELMTKLFSGSKGSSKAGGSSGGSKGSRPAAKRR from the exons ATGTCGCAGAGGGGAAGCATGCCGCTGTTGTGGATTTTCATTCAGGCCAGCCTCGTCCTGGTTAGCTGTTTCACCGACATGGAAACGGGGCCTGGTGCAGGCGTATCGACGCAACCGAACGGAGATAAGTTCAAAATCGAGGGAAGAGCGATTGTTCCTGGCGTGAAAACGCAAGACTGGGTCTCTACGGCCAGAGTCTTGGTAGAGGGCGAGGAGTATGTGGGGTTTTTAAG AACTGATGGGAGTTTTGCAGTGAATGACATCCCTTCAGGATCTTATGTTGTGGAGGTTGTTACCCCTACATATAGATTTGAACCGGTTCGTGTTGATATCACTTCCAAGGGGAAAATGAG GGCACGTCTTGTGAACTACATTAAGACTTCAGAGGTGATTCGTCAGCCTTACCCACTTCAGATCAGAGCCAGTGGTCCTCACAGTTACTTCATGAAGAGAGAAACTTGGGGCTGGACAGATTTCCTCATGAACCCGATG gtgatgatgatggttttaCCTCTGCTCATAATTGTTCTGCTGCCCAAAGTTGTCAACACCAACGACCCAGAGATGAGGAAG GAAATGGAGCAGTCCATGAACATGCTGAACCCCAACCCTGAGCTTCCAGACGTCTCTGAGCTCATGACCAAGCTCTTCTCCGGCTCCAAGGGCTCCAGCAAGGCCGGCGgcagcagcggcggcagcaAGGGCAGCAGGCCCGCAGCCAAACGGAGGTAG
- the katnbl1 gene encoding KATNB1-like protein 1: protein MAAGNHCKHREVFKVICNKSNGFLRSCLYVSTEKNMKQVDFINKEELDKDRFQVHHRVQSPGKTQRPLPCKRRSCSSVEVGAKLLRRSSNVGRLRGPGMANKENEVTCSDDVRGVHSGPPLNPTEASKMAGASSKYADFTELSKDHEAMTHILFGRDLRLKVALTLWRRNASELVSYLIRIQDTGVLLDCLPVLTNNLQTEAPCLSLGCCVDLLPQVKVILSSKYEEHITVALRWVQSVIRKWWPELSKAEKRLRDSCSEDRNVDVMKQRLKDLWKEGSRLCLVSGSVGELANTIDSHLSQLP from the exons ATGGCAGCTGGCAACCATTGTAAGCATCGGGAAGTCTTTAAGGTCATCTGCAATAAATCCAATGGCTTTCTGCGGTCCTGCCTGTATGTTTCTACTGAAAAGAACATGAAGCAG GTGGATTTTATTAATAAGGAAGAATTAGATAAGGACAG ATTCCAGGTGCATCACAGAGTGCAGAGTCCAGGCAAAACACAGCGCCCGTTGCCTTGCAAGAGGAGGAGTTGTTCATCGGTGGAGGTGGGCGCAAAGCTGCTCCGAAGGTCATCAAATGTAGGCCGTCTCCGTGGCCCCGGCATGGCCAACAAGGAAAATGAGGTGACATGCTCCGATGACGTGCGGGGCGTTCACTCCGGGCCGCCGCTGAACCCTACTGAAGCTTCCAAGATGGCAGGGGCCAGCTCCAAGTACGCGGACTTTACCGAG TTATCAAAGGACCATGAGGCTATGACCCACATTCTCTTTGGAAGAGATCTCCGACTTAAAGTAGCTCTGACACTATGGCGAAGAAATGCCAGCGAGCTGGTGTCCTACCTTATAAG AATACAAGACACAGGAGTGCTGCTTGACTGCTTGCCTGTTTTAACTAACAA cCTTCAAACTGAAGCACCATGTTTGTCACTTGGCTGCTGTGTTGACCTGCTGCCCCAAGTCAAAGTCATTCTTTCCAGCAAATATGAAGA acACATAACAGTGGCTTTACGCTGGGTTCAGTCCGTCATCAGGAAATGGTGGCCTGAACTTTCCAAAGCCGAGAAGAGACTGCGGGACAGTTGTTCAGAGGACAG GAATGTCGATGTCATGAAGCAGCGACTAAAGGACTTGTGGAAGGAAGGATCTCGATTATGTTTGGTTTCAGGATCAGTGGGAGAGCTGGCGAAC ACCATAGACTCTCATCTCTCTCAACTGCCCTGA